In one Nitrososphaera viennensis EN76 genomic region, the following are encoded:
- a CDS encoding pyridoxal-phosphate dependent enzyme, with protein MQGQDEVNNVDDSLLLQFEQEVQSKVPHLREEPGAGKAAAIIINATPLVDITKDLKECAKNVFGLDLADKALRVFGKFDSDLLAGSIKVRPAVQIIHDAIATGKLKRGQTIFEATSGNFGIALGQISKLGIDVVALVSRKLQEGVFDELRNEKTRIINLDMDICPAPGMKGNANLMAARATASNVRAQLTELGFDPAIFDKSRSEVEAILASQDIINLAKLLARIYGGFCPEQYDNELNIEAHRTVTAAELDQQLREQGNALSESRIVCTFGTGGTSGGLSRYMMEKYGKKSVHVVFPLGDQDVAGIRTKGKAAGLKFYEPDRYAGQHEVDFRQAKRLLKFFVDKGYDMGESSALALYAVIQMANFGMGGSNFVVMIADGIQKYRKSLEAMAGEEKQQRSLQVPLQEAVSNIGNYDRVVWIHTMYTPRKEGIELIAKSLGVDESKIFVPTAREVEQLLATQQVPKEMEKSLGGANAKPLLVCMMGNTSLRVAEVLAQKGIVAESLNGGISALSAGKGKQIPELVRMATE; from the coding sequence TTGCAAGGACAGGACGAGGTAAATAACGTTGATGACTCGCTGCTTTTGCAGTTTGAGCAAGAGGTCCAGAGCAAGGTTCCTCACCTGAGAGAGGAACCTGGCGCGGGCAAGGCAGCGGCAATAATAATCAACGCAACTCCGCTTGTTGACATCACCAAAGACCTGAAGGAATGCGCAAAAAATGTGTTCGGCCTGGACCTTGCCGACAAAGCCCTGCGAGTTTTCGGCAAGTTCGATTCGGACTTGCTGGCAGGCTCAATAAAAGTAAGGCCGGCAGTACAGATAATCCATGACGCCATCGCTACCGGGAAGCTCAAGCGCGGGCAGACGATATTTGAAGCGACTTCGGGCAACTTTGGAATTGCTCTGGGGCAGATCTCCAAGCTGGGCATAGATGTTGTTGCCCTTGTCTCTCGGAAGCTCCAGGAAGGAGTGTTCGACGAGCTGAGAAACGAAAAAACACGCATCATCAATCTCGACATGGACATCTGCCCTGCCCCGGGAATGAAGGGAAACGCGAACCTCATGGCCGCCAGGGCGACAGCCTCAAACGTTCGCGCACAGCTCACTGAATTGGGGTTTGACCCTGCAATTTTCGACAAGTCGCGCTCTGAGGTAGAAGCGATTCTAGCGAGCCAGGACATAATAAACCTGGCAAAGCTGCTTGCAAGGATCTACGGCGGCTTCTGCCCAGAACAGTACGACAACGAGCTGAACATTGAAGCGCACAGAACCGTGACGGCTGCAGAGCTGGACCAGCAACTGCGTGAACAAGGAAATGCGCTGTCAGAGTCCAGAATTGTCTGCACGTTTGGCACAGGCGGCACCTCCGGCGGTCTGAGCAGGTACATGATGGAGAAATACGGCAAAAAGTCCGTGCACGTAGTCTTTCCACTCGGCGACCAGGATGTTGCGGGAATAAGGACAAAAGGCAAGGCAGCGGGCCTAAAGTTTTACGAGCCTGACAGGTATGCAGGACAGCACGAAGTGGATTTCAGGCAGGCAAAACGCCTGCTAAAGTTTTTTGTGGACAAAGGGTACGACATGGGGGAAAGCAGTGCCCTCGCGCTTTACGCCGTGATACAGATGGCGAACTTTGGCATGGGCGGCAGCAACTTTGTCGTGATGATCGCAGACGGGATCCAAAAGTACAGAAAAAGCCTTGAAGCGATGGCGGGTGAAGAGAAACAACAAAGGAGCTTGCAGGTTCCCCTGCAGGAAGCTGTCTCGAACATCGGAAATTATGACAGGGTTGTCTGGATTCATACAATGTATACCCCGCGCAAAGAAGGAATAGAGCTCATCGCAAAATCGCTGGGCGTCGATGAAAGCAAGATCTTTGTTCCGACGGCCAGGGAGGTGGAGCAATTATTGGCAACCCAGCAGGTGCCCAAGGAGATGGAAAAATCGCTGGGTGGTGCTAATGCAAAGCCGCTGCTCGTCTGCATGATGGGAAATACGTCTCTCAGGGTAGCTGAAGTGCTTGCACAGAAGGGCATTGTAGCTGAAAGTTTGAATGGCGGGATATCCGCCCTTTCTGCAGGAAAAGGCAAGCAGATACCTGAATTGGTGCGAATGGCTACCGAATAA
- the rnhB gene encoding ribonuclease HII, with product MLLIGGVDEAGRGSIIGPLVVAGVSVRESKITKLKEIGVRDSKQLTRQARERLYDEIVSIADHHHIHTIKSTEVDSHVLQRGLNKLEARAMAHVIGKMKVDEVYVDCCDTNPERYKEHIACHLKSMPQAMTIHSMHHADRINVVVSAASILAKITRDLEIQKIRKRYRDIGSGYPSDEKTMLFIRNWVEMKKTPPAFARKSWKPLRMMLEGMEQRTLF from the coding sequence ATGCTGTTAATTGGCGGCGTGGACGAGGCGGGGCGCGGCTCGATAATAGGGCCGCTCGTAGTCGCCGGCGTCTCTGTCCGCGAGTCAAAAATTACAAAATTAAAAGAGATTGGCGTCAGGGACTCGAAGCAATTGACGCGGCAGGCCCGCGAAAGATTGTACGACGAAATAGTCAGCATCGCCGACCACCACCACATACACACGATAAAGTCGACAGAGGTTGACAGCCACGTGCTGCAGCGCGGCCTGAACAAGCTGGAGGCAAGGGCGATGGCGCACGTCATCGGCAAGATGAAGGTCGACGAGGTGTACGTCGACTGCTGCGACACAAACCCCGAACGCTATAAGGAGCACATCGCATGCCACCTAAAGAGCATGCCACAGGCGATGACAATACATTCTATGCACCATGCAGACAGGATAAACGTGGTAGTGTCTGCGGCGTCGATACTGGCCAAGATAACGCGCGATTTGGAGATACAAAAGATAAGGAAGCGCTACCGCGACATCGGCTCCGGCTACCCCTCCGACGAAAAGACTATGCTTTTCATCCGCAACTGGGTGGAGATGAAAAAGACGCCGCCGGCGTTTGCGAGAAAGTCGTGGAAGCCCCTGCGCATGATGCTTGAAGGGATGGAGCAGAGGACGCTTTTCTAG
- a CDS encoding fibrillarin-like rRNA/tRNA 2'-O-methyltransferase produces MENDGIRWIFAGGEKHAATINLVPGNSVYGEKLVKQDGEEYRLWDPFRSKLAGALKKGLKNLPIKNGIKVLYLGASTGTTVSHVSDIVGNSGIVFAVEPATRVARELIENVASKRKNVVPVLEDARKPNSYFSVFGKVDVVYCDIAQPDQTDIAIANCNAYLKPGGVMLLVVKTRSIDVLMDPKAVVVQEAKKLEKAGFVIDQVLNLEPFDKDHGMIYCFFKS; encoded by the coding sequence TTGGAAAACGACGGTATTAGGTGGATCTTTGCCGGCGGCGAAAAGCACGCTGCCACAATAAACCTTGTCCCCGGAAACAGCGTCTACGGTGAAAAGCTGGTCAAGCAGGATGGCGAGGAATACCGCCTGTGGGACCCTTTCCGGAGCAAGCTTGCTGGCGCGCTGAAAAAGGGGCTGAAGAACCTGCCGATAAAAAACGGCATCAAGGTGCTGTACCTCGGCGCGTCCACCGGGACGACAGTGAGCCACGTCTCTGACATTGTAGGCAATTCCGGCATAGTGTTTGCAGTCGAGCCGGCTACGCGCGTTGCCCGGGAGCTTATAGAGAACGTGGCGTCAAAGCGCAAGAACGTAGTGCCAGTCCTCGAAGATGCAAGAAAACCGAATTCGTATTTTTCCGTGTTTGGCAAGGTCGACGTCGTCTACTGCGACATCGCCCAGCCTGACCAGACGGACATTGCGATAGCAAACTGCAACGCGTACCTAAAGCCGGGAGGAGTCATGCTCCTTGTGGTAAAGACGCGCAGCATCGACGTTCTGATGGATCCAAAGGCAGTCGTCGTACAGGAGGCAAAAAAGCTGGAAAAAGCGGGGTTTGTGATAGACCAGGTGCTGAACCTTGAGCCGTTTGACAAGGACCATGGCATGATCTACTGCTTTTTCAAGTCCTAG